A portion of the Nomia melanderi isolate GNS246 chromosome 2, iyNomMela1, whole genome shotgun sequence genome contains these proteins:
- the LOC116426922 gene encoding uncharacterized protein LOC116426922 isoform X2 produces the protein MVIQRIVILSLLTTQVLCAPSGCITSCNTYGDHFETQSSGIQSYRDLTQTASQLQGPAYSKPGTWSEHNEYNINNGKVHEERGQFTNGHKTIRYYKKNYSSHDTNYPSNTRLSDIEELNNNYRQGIYVPNSEDVSNSQRTYNQVGNSELVAQQHGYNRIQSQQRTQSAIRRTNTQSENLEDFGEYSGNSQVIQQGTSNINTHATDQPSFTNTQSGNWSKVDSYKTDGGHGRVFEEEGQYMSGPKKVQYYKRNYTSSYGSSNGLPVSGITKIGMDNLHKEIENLHKEMGKAYNHISTTRDVQSSNTMQTNINTNNDLDTDNIYNINNNAYRGRSQYGSNLSALQRNEQHYTDTASEHSSHRNPSQNIYGTSSYNMYERREGHVSNVQPSTQYINPTSGYTNVITTGNSGYNKNTYNEESMLQQTERLGAHQSTLGRNQMAGDNLQQNLYNEHRLSALNTPGRVSQYKEQWSSSHARETSEPHYTSDISQISEQNAQYNSRYRGGNFNYAHQTQLGKLTTGAHDLSHLGSHADCTHGIDQHTHTNSQYHSIYKRNANDENKFDDLTQQTSEKLEFGQQSQQTHQPWRPGSDSQHSEDMTQQTDEFDDLTQQTSGKLEFGQQSQYPFQHWTSGSANQHSEDMTQQTGEFDDLTQQTSGKLEFGQQSQQTHQPWRPGSANQHSEDLTQQTGEFDDLTQQTSGKLEFGQQSQQTHQPWRPGSANQHSEDMTQQTSEFDDLTQQTSGKLEFGQQSQQGHQPWRPGSANQHSEDMTQQTGEFDDLTQQTSGKLEFGQQSQYPFQHWTSGSANQHSEDMTQQTGEFDDLTQQTSGKLEFGEQSQQGHQPWRPGSANQHSQDMTQQTGEFDDLTQQTSGKFEFGQQSQYPFQHWTSGSTNQHSEDLTQQTGEFDDLTQQTSGKLEFGQQSQQTHQPWRPGSGNQHSEDMTQQTGEFDDLTQQTSGKLEFGQQSQQGHQPWRPGSANQHSEDMTQQTGEFDDLTQQTSGKLEFGQQSQDISQHWKSENVNQDSVDLSQQSSVGPIHAQHSYEPQVSGIDKSTPNEHVSRAPLPKPAGKPRPRSRYSRVGSVISLPVENQNAVNEDKSIDKVPELPPKVVTEAAMGATGHQDIRGDQNVGTSMDNDKTLNQQTEGLQWHYTYHPSDRRPFVQQTDEKNKEDLQQQSSNPDVYHTQDNLDQQEAQNKYIFENLYQQSSNAGEEQSKIYQQNDKETDNIQTESKLEYSQPTLNEPEGEQKQVGSSGSQFHLEPRILQAYGGGPYDSFHDNDMYNGVTAKPSATLPPISSADPWDIRDKPKEVAVPNYEATAPPMPVVPLSPDINEPTPPPTFWARIGNKITNTFDKAKEKARNIFG, from the exons ATGGTGATACAAAGGAttgttattttatcattattaacaaCACAAGTATTATGTGCACCAAGTGGATGTATTACATCTTGTAATACTTATGGTGATCATTTTGAAACTCAATCATCTGGCATTCAGAGTTATAGGGATTTAACGCAAACTGCATCACAATTACAAGGGCCTGCATATTCTAAACCTGGTACTTGGTCTGAACACAATGAATACAATATAAACAATGGAAAAGTACATGAAGAAAGGGGACAATTCACTAATGGCCATAAGACTATAAGATACTACAAGAAGAATTATTCTTCGCATGATACAAACTATCCAAGCAATACAAGATTATCTGATATTGAAGAGCTAAACAATAATTACAGACAGGGTATTTATGTACCTAATTCTGAAGATGTTTCCAACTCTCAAAGGACATATAACCAAGTAGGTAATTCGGAATTAGTAGCACAACAACATGGGTATAATAGGATACAGAGTCAACAACGTACACAATCCGCAATTAGAAGAACTAATACACAAAGTGAAAATCTTGAAGACTTTGGAGAATACAGTGGAAACTCGCAAGTAATACAGCAAGGCACGTCTAACATAAATACTCATGCTACAGATCAGCCTTCTTTTACCAATACACAATCAGGAAATTGGAGCAAAGTTGATTCTTATAAAACTGATGGAGGACACGGACGAGTGTTTGAAGAAGAAGGTCAATATATGTCAGGACCtaaaaaagttcaatattataaaagaaattacacTTCCAGTTATGGATCATCTAACGGACTCCCTGTTTCTGGTATTACTAAAATTGGTATGGataacttacataaagaaatagaaaactTACATAAAGAGATGGGAAAAGCTTACAATCACATATCTACCACGAGGGATGTACAATCTAGCAATACTAtgcaaacaaatattaatacaaacaatGACTTGGACActgataatatttacaatataaataataacgctTATAGAGGTAGATCACAATATGGAAGTAACTTATCCGCATTACAacgtaatgaacaacattataCAGATACTGCAAGTGAACATTCATCTCATAGAAATCCTTCTCAAAATATTTATGGTACAAGTAGTTACAATATGTATGAAAGACGCGAAGGACATGTGTCAAATGTCCAGCCATCCACACAATATATAAATCCTACATCAGGATATACCAATGTGATTACCACAGGAAACAGTggttacaataaaaatacatataacgAAGAAAGTATGCTGCAGCAAACAGAACGTTTGGGTGCACATCAATCAACACTTGGACGCAACCAAATGGCTGGTGATAATTTgcaacaaaatttgtataatgaaCATCGGTTGTCAGCTTTAAATACACCAGGAAGAGTTTCACAATATAAGGAACAATGGAGTTCCAGTCATGCAAGAGAAACATCAGAACCACATTATACTTCAGATATTTCACAAATTAGTGAGCAGAATGCACAATATAACAGCAGATACCGCGGAGGTAATTTTAACTATGCACATCAAACACAATTAGGAAAACTGACAACTGGAGCACATGATTTAAGCCACCTAGGAAGTCATGCTGACTGTACTCATGGAATAGACCAACATACACACACAAATTCTCAATATCATTCTATATACAAACGGAATGcaaatgatgaaaataaatttgatgatCTGACCCAACAAACATCCGAAAAACTCGAGTTTGGTCAACAATCTCAGCAGACTCATCAACCATGGAGACCTGGGAGTGATAGTCAGCATTCAGAGGATATGACTCAACAAACTGATGAGTTTGATGATCTCACTCAGCAAACTTCTGGAAAACTCGAATTTGGCCAGCAATCACAATATCCTTTTCAACATTGGACCTCGGGAAGTGCTAATCAACATTCAGAGGATATGACTCAACAAACTGGTGAATTTGATGATCTCACTCAACAAACATCTGGAAAACTGGAGTTTGGTCAACAATCTCAGCAGACTCATCAACCATGGAGACCTGGAAGTGCTAATCAGCATTCAGAGGATTTAACTCAACAAACTGGTGAATTTGATGATCTCACTCAACAAACATCTGGGAAACTGGAGTTTGGTCAACAATCTCAGCAGACTCATCAACCATGGAGACCTGGAAGTGCTAATCAACATTCAGAGGATATGACTCAACAAACCAGTGAATTTGATGATCTCACTCAGCAAACTTCTGGAAAACTCGAATTTGGTCAACAATCACAGCAGGGTCATCAACCATGGAGACCTGGAAGTGCTAATCAACATTCAGAGGATATGACTCAGCAAACCGGCGAATTTGATGATCTGACCCAACAAACATCTGGAAAACTTGAGTTTGGCCAGCAATCACAATATCCTTTTCAACATTGGACCTCGGGAAGTGCTAATCAACATTCAGAGGATATGACTCAACAAACTGGTGAATTTGATGATCTGACCCAACAAACATCCGGGAAACTTGAGTTTGGCGAACAATCACAGCAGGGTCATCAACCATGGAGACCTGGAAGTGCTAATCAACATTCACAGGATATGACTCAGCAAACCGGTGAATTTGATGATCTGACCCAACAAACATCTGGAAAATTCGAATTTGGTCAGCAATCTCAATATCCTTTTCAACATTGGACCTCGGGAAGTACTAATCAGCATTCAGAGGATTTAACTCAACAAACTGGTGAATTTGATGATCTCACTCAACAAACATCTGGGAAACTGGAGTTTGGTCAACAATCTCAGCAGACTCATCAACCATGGAGACCTGGAAGTGGTAATCAACATTCAGAGGATATGACTCAGCAAACCGGTGAATTTGATGATCTCACTCAGCAAACTTCTGGAAAACTCGAATTTGGTCAACAATCACAGCAGGGTCATCAACCATGGAGACCTGGAAGTGCTAATCAACATTCAGAGGATATGACTCAACAAACTGGTGAATTTGATGATCTGACCCAGCAAACATCTGGAAAACTCGAGTTTGGTCAACAATCTCAAGATATTTCACAACACTGGAAATCAGAAAATGTCAATCAGGATTCAGTAGACCTCTCTCAACAGTCCTCTGTGGGACCCATACATGCACAGCACTCCTATGAACCACAAGTATCTGGTATTGATAAAAGTACACCTAATGAACATGTGTCTAGAGCGCCACTTCCAAAGCCTGCTGGTAAGCCAAGGCCAAGGTCTAGGTATTCCAGAGTTGGATCTGTGATCAGTTTACCAGTAGAAAACCAGAATGCTGTTAATGAAGATAAGTCTATTGATAAGGTTCCTGAATTACCACCAAAAGTTGTTACAGAAGCTGCAATGGGTGCTACTGGACATCAAGATATCAGAGGAGATCAAAATGTTGGAACATCCATGGATAATGATAAAACATTAAATCAACAAACTGAAG GTTTACAGTGGCATTATACCTATCATCCCAGTGATCGAAGGCCATTCGTGCAACAAACAgatgaaaagaataaagaagaCCTACAGCAACAATCAAGTAACCCAGACGTTTACCATACTCAAGATAATTTGGATCAGCAGGAAgctcaaaataaatatatatttgaaaatttgtatcaaCAATCATCTAATGCAGGGGAGGAACAATCGAAGATATatcaacaaaatgataaagaaacaGATAACATTCAAACAGAAAGTAAGTTAGAATATAGTCAACCAACACTAAACGAACCTGAAGGTGAACAAAAACAAGTTGGAAGCAGTGGATCTCAATTTCATTTGGAACCAAGGATATTACAAGCTTATGGTGGTGGACCTTACGATTCTTTCCACGATAATGATATGTATAATGGAGTAACAGCAAAACCTAGTGCTACTTTACCACCAATTAGTAGTGCAGACCCATGGGATATTCGTGATAAGCCAAAAGAAGTGGCTGTGCCAAATTATGAAGCAACGGCTCCTCCAATGCCAGTAGTACCTTTGTCGCCCGATATAAATGAACCAACTCCCCCCCCAACATTTTGGGCAagaattggaaataaaataacaaatacattTGATAAAGCTAAAGAGAAAGCTAGAAATATCTTTGGTTAA
- the LOC116426922 gene encoding uncharacterized protein LOC116426922 isoform X1 — MVIQRIVILSLLTTQVLCAPSGCITSCNTYGDHFETQSSGIQSYRDLTQTASQLQGPAYSKPGTWSEHNEYNINNGKVHEERGQFTNGHKTIRYYKKNYSSHDTNYPSNTRLSDIEELNNNYRQGIYVPNSEDVSNSQRTYNQVGNSELVAQQHGYNRIQSQQRTQSAIRRTNTQSENLEDFGEYSGNSQVIQQGTSNINTHATDQPSFTNTQSGNWSKVDSYKTDGGHGRVFEEEGQYMSGPKKVQYYKRNYTSSYGSSNGLPVSGITKIGMDNLHKEIENLHKEMGKAYNHISTTRDVQSSNTMQTNINTNNDLDTDNIYNINNNAYRGRSQYGSNLSALQRNEQHYTDTASEHSSHRNPSQNIYGTSSYNMYERREGHVSNVQPSTQYINPTSGYTNVITTGNSGYNKNTYNEESMLQQTERLGAHQSTLGRNQMAGDNLQQNLYNEHRLSALNTPGRVSQYKEQWSSSHARETSEPHYTSDISQISEQNAQYNSRYRGGNFNYAHQTQLGKLTTGAHDLSHLGSHADCTHGIDQHTHTNSQYHSIYKRNANDENKFDDLTQQTSEKLEFGQQSQQTHQPWRPGSDSQHSEDMTQQTDEFDDLTQQTSGKLEFGQQSQYPFQHWTSGSANQHSEDMTQQTGEFDDLTQQTSGKLEFGQQSQQTHQPWRPGSANQHSEDLTQQTGEFDDLTQQTSGKLEFGQQSQQTHQPWRPGSANQHSEDMTQQTSEFDDLTQQTSGKLEFGQQSQQGHQPWRPGSANQHSEDMTQQTGEFDDLTQQTSGKLEFGQQSQYPFQHWTSGSANQHSEDMTQQTGEFDDLTQQTSGKLEFGEQSQQGHQPWRPGSANQHSQDMTQQTGEFDDLTQQTSGKFEFGQQSQYPFQHWTSGSTNQHSEDLTQQTGEFDDLTQQTSGKLEFGQQSQQTHQPWRPGSGNQHSEDMTQQTGEFDDLTQQTSGKLEFGQQSQQGHQPWRPGSANQHSEDMTQQTGEFDDLTQQTSGKLEFGQQSQDISQHWKSENVNQDSVDLSQQSSVGPIHAQHSYEPQVSGIDKSTPNEHVSRAPLPKPAGKPRPRSRYSRVGSVISLPVENQNAVNEDKSIDKVPELPPKVVTEAAMGATGHQDIRGDQNVGTSMDNDKTLNQQTEGNVFDIEGGNIDQGNLLHKSNDATVGLQWHYTYHPSDRRPFVQQTDEKNKEDLQQQSSNPDVYHTQDNLDQQEAQNKYIFENLYQQSSNAGEEQSKIYQQNDKETDNIQTESKLEYSQPTLNEPEGEQKQVGSSGSQFHLEPRILQAYGGGPYDSFHDNDMYNGVTAKPSATLPPISSADPWDIRDKPKEVAVPNYEATAPPMPVVPLSPDINEPTPPPTFWARIGNKITNTFDKAKEKARNIFG, encoded by the coding sequence ATGGTGATACAAAGGAttgttattttatcattattaacaaCACAAGTATTATGTGCACCAAGTGGATGTATTACATCTTGTAATACTTATGGTGATCATTTTGAAACTCAATCATCTGGCATTCAGAGTTATAGGGATTTAACGCAAACTGCATCACAATTACAAGGGCCTGCATATTCTAAACCTGGTACTTGGTCTGAACACAATGAATACAATATAAACAATGGAAAAGTACATGAAGAAAGGGGACAATTCACTAATGGCCATAAGACTATAAGATACTACAAGAAGAATTATTCTTCGCATGATACAAACTATCCAAGCAATACAAGATTATCTGATATTGAAGAGCTAAACAATAATTACAGACAGGGTATTTATGTACCTAATTCTGAAGATGTTTCCAACTCTCAAAGGACATATAACCAAGTAGGTAATTCGGAATTAGTAGCACAACAACATGGGTATAATAGGATACAGAGTCAACAACGTACACAATCCGCAATTAGAAGAACTAATACACAAAGTGAAAATCTTGAAGACTTTGGAGAATACAGTGGAAACTCGCAAGTAATACAGCAAGGCACGTCTAACATAAATACTCATGCTACAGATCAGCCTTCTTTTACCAATACACAATCAGGAAATTGGAGCAAAGTTGATTCTTATAAAACTGATGGAGGACACGGACGAGTGTTTGAAGAAGAAGGTCAATATATGTCAGGACCtaaaaaagttcaatattataaaagaaattacacTTCCAGTTATGGATCATCTAACGGACTCCCTGTTTCTGGTATTACTAAAATTGGTATGGataacttacataaagaaatagaaaactTACATAAAGAGATGGGAAAAGCTTACAATCACATATCTACCACGAGGGATGTACAATCTAGCAATACTAtgcaaacaaatattaatacaaacaatGACTTGGACActgataatatttacaatataaataataacgctTATAGAGGTAGATCACAATATGGAAGTAACTTATCCGCATTACAacgtaatgaacaacattataCAGATACTGCAAGTGAACATTCATCTCATAGAAATCCTTCTCAAAATATTTATGGTACAAGTAGTTACAATATGTATGAAAGACGCGAAGGACATGTGTCAAATGTCCAGCCATCCACACAATATATAAATCCTACATCAGGATATACCAATGTGATTACCACAGGAAACAGTggttacaataaaaatacatataacgAAGAAAGTATGCTGCAGCAAACAGAACGTTTGGGTGCACATCAATCAACACTTGGACGCAACCAAATGGCTGGTGATAATTTgcaacaaaatttgtataatgaaCATCGGTTGTCAGCTTTAAATACACCAGGAAGAGTTTCACAATATAAGGAACAATGGAGTTCCAGTCATGCAAGAGAAACATCAGAACCACATTATACTTCAGATATTTCACAAATTAGTGAGCAGAATGCACAATATAACAGCAGATACCGCGGAGGTAATTTTAACTATGCACATCAAACACAATTAGGAAAACTGACAACTGGAGCACATGATTTAAGCCACCTAGGAAGTCATGCTGACTGTACTCATGGAATAGACCAACATACACACACAAATTCTCAATATCATTCTATATACAAACGGAATGcaaatgatgaaaataaatttgatgatCTGACCCAACAAACATCCGAAAAACTCGAGTTTGGTCAACAATCTCAGCAGACTCATCAACCATGGAGACCTGGGAGTGATAGTCAGCATTCAGAGGATATGACTCAACAAACTGATGAGTTTGATGATCTCACTCAGCAAACTTCTGGAAAACTCGAATTTGGCCAGCAATCACAATATCCTTTTCAACATTGGACCTCGGGAAGTGCTAATCAACATTCAGAGGATATGACTCAACAAACTGGTGAATTTGATGATCTCACTCAACAAACATCTGGAAAACTGGAGTTTGGTCAACAATCTCAGCAGACTCATCAACCATGGAGACCTGGAAGTGCTAATCAGCATTCAGAGGATTTAACTCAACAAACTGGTGAATTTGATGATCTCACTCAACAAACATCTGGGAAACTGGAGTTTGGTCAACAATCTCAGCAGACTCATCAACCATGGAGACCTGGAAGTGCTAATCAACATTCAGAGGATATGACTCAACAAACCAGTGAATTTGATGATCTCACTCAGCAAACTTCTGGAAAACTCGAATTTGGTCAACAATCACAGCAGGGTCATCAACCATGGAGACCTGGAAGTGCTAATCAACATTCAGAGGATATGACTCAGCAAACCGGCGAATTTGATGATCTGACCCAACAAACATCTGGAAAACTTGAGTTTGGCCAGCAATCACAATATCCTTTTCAACATTGGACCTCGGGAAGTGCTAATCAACATTCAGAGGATATGACTCAACAAACTGGTGAATTTGATGATCTGACCCAACAAACATCCGGGAAACTTGAGTTTGGCGAACAATCACAGCAGGGTCATCAACCATGGAGACCTGGAAGTGCTAATCAACATTCACAGGATATGACTCAGCAAACCGGTGAATTTGATGATCTGACCCAACAAACATCTGGAAAATTCGAATTTGGTCAGCAATCTCAATATCCTTTTCAACATTGGACCTCGGGAAGTACTAATCAGCATTCAGAGGATTTAACTCAACAAACTGGTGAATTTGATGATCTCACTCAACAAACATCTGGGAAACTGGAGTTTGGTCAACAATCTCAGCAGACTCATCAACCATGGAGACCTGGAAGTGGTAATCAACATTCAGAGGATATGACTCAGCAAACCGGTGAATTTGATGATCTCACTCAGCAAACTTCTGGAAAACTCGAATTTGGTCAACAATCACAGCAGGGTCATCAACCATGGAGACCTGGAAGTGCTAATCAACATTCAGAGGATATGACTCAACAAACTGGTGAATTTGATGATCTGACCCAGCAAACATCTGGAAAACTCGAGTTTGGTCAACAATCTCAAGATATTTCACAACACTGGAAATCAGAAAATGTCAATCAGGATTCAGTAGACCTCTCTCAACAGTCCTCTGTGGGACCCATACATGCACAGCACTCCTATGAACCACAAGTATCTGGTATTGATAAAAGTACACCTAATGAACATGTGTCTAGAGCGCCACTTCCAAAGCCTGCTGGTAAGCCAAGGCCAAGGTCTAGGTATTCCAGAGTTGGATCTGTGATCAGTTTACCAGTAGAAAACCAGAATGCTGTTAATGAAGATAAGTCTATTGATAAGGTTCCTGAATTACCACCAAAAGTTGTTACAGAAGCTGCAATGGGTGCTACTGGACATCAAGATATCAGAGGAGATCAAAATGTTGGAACATCCATGGATAATGATAAAACATTAAATCAACAAACTGAAGGTAATGTATTTGATATTGAAGGAGGAAATATAGATCAAGGGAATTTGTTACACAAGTCTAATGATGCAACTGTAGGTTTACAGTGGCATTATACCTATCATCCCAGTGATCGAAGGCCATTCGTGCAACAAACAgatgaaaagaataaagaagaCCTACAGCAACAATCAAGTAACCCAGACGTTTACCATACTCAAGATAATTTGGATCAGCAGGAAgctcaaaataaatatatatttgaaaatttgtatcaaCAATCATCTAATGCAGGGGAGGAACAATCGAAGATATatcaacaaaatgataaagaaacaGATAACATTCAAACAGAAAGTAAGTTAGAATATAGTCAACCAACACTAAACGAACCTGAAGGTGAACAAAAACAAGTTGGAAGCAGTGGATCTCAATTTCATTTGGAACCAAGGATATTACAAGCTTATGGTGGTGGACCTTACGATTCTTTCCACGATAATGATATGTATAATGGAGTAACAGCAAAACCTAGTGCTACTTTACCACCAATTAGTAGTGCAGACCCATGGGATATTCGTGATAAGCCAAAAGAAGTGGCTGTGCCAAATTATGAAGCAACGGCTCCTCCAATGCCAGTAGTACCTTTGTCGCCCGATATAAATGAACCAACTCCCCCCCCAACATTTTGGGCAagaattggaaataaaataacaaatacattTGATAAAGCTAAAGAGAAAGCTAGAAATATCTTTGGTTAA
- the spel1 gene encoding DNA mismatch repair protein spel1 isoform X2, whose product MIGSDPYKTEGVILNKNHFEAFIRDLLLVKQYRVEIYVNQGSAKNQNWVLEHKGSPGNLIQFEDVLFGNNDVAVTVRVIAVKVGMDGKSRMIGLSCVDTTATLFSVCEFQENESFSNLESLVVTLAPKECLLIQGEGSYEFQTLKQVMERNNVMVTVRKKNEFSSESIVQDLNTLIKFKHGQQQNVQSLPEINLNLAMSATSALIKYLDLTSDEGNLNQFSIDQIEHSRYLKLDGAAVKALNIEPRADTASALNGNAPTSILTLLDKCRTPQGHRLLAQWIRQPLKDLSLIKERHDIVEALVNDNELRSGLSDDHLRRIPDLQILSKKLSRKKATLQDCYKIYNSVSDLPRLVEKLSSVNTVALKTMFTDSLTELINDMDKYQQMAEQTIDLEAAEKGDFLVRPEFDDELKELKSTMDEIEEKIKAQLGKVAADLSIEAGKTVKLESNQQLGYYFRVTLKEEKVLRNKKQYTILDSNKGGVRFRSNKLIDLNDDYIACRDKYTAEQKKVVAEIMEIAAGYSGPIKMIGNVLASLDVLTAFASAAVSANRPYVRPDMLPSETGELNLVQVRHPCLEVQEGVDYIANDVNFKRGEYHFCIITGPNMGGKSTYIRSVGVAALMAHIGSFVPCDEAKISLLDCILARVGADDSQLKGLSTFMMEMIETAAILKTATSNSLVLIDELGRGTSTYEGCGIAWSIAEYLAKSIKCYCLFATHFHEITKLEDEITAVKNQHVTALVDNNKLTLLYKIKPGVCDQSFGIHVAKMANFPPEIIEFAKQKQTELEDYQGSVFEGSDNPQEKQKIIKEAEELIKGFINKCRTLDKTLSDEELKNKISTYKEEVLSHKNPYIDALLVAS is encoded by the exons ATGATAGGCTCAG ATCCATACAAAACCGAAggagttattttaaataaaaatcactttGAAGCTTTCATCCGTGATTTGTTATTAGTTAAACAATACAGAGTAGAAATCTATGTCAATCAAGGATCAGCAAAAAATCAGAACTGGGTATTAGAACATAAAGGCTCTCCTGGTAATTTAATTCAGTTTGAGGATGTACTATTTGGTAACAACGATGTAGCTGTAACAGTACGTGTCATAGCAGTGAAAGTAGGAATGGATGGGAAATCCAGA atgATTGGTTTAAGCTGTGTAGATACTACTGCaactttattttctgtttgtgAATTTCAAGAAAACGAATCATTTTCTAATCTGGAATCTCTAGTTGTTACACTTGCCCCtaaagaatgtttattaattcaaGGAGAAGGTAGTTATGAATTTCAAACTTTGAAACAG GTGATGGAACGAAACAATGTAATGGTTActgtaagaaaaaaaaatgagttTTCCAGTGAATCAATCGTACAagatttaaatactttaatcaAATTCAAACACGGTCAACAGCAAAATGTGCAGTCCTTGcctgaaataaatttaaatcttgCCATGTCAGCTACTTCTGCTCTTATTAAGTATTTGGAT ttaacATCAGACGAAGGGAACTTGAATCAATTTAGTATAGATCAAATAGAACACTCGCGGTATTTAAAATTAGATGGAGCTGCTGTAAAAGCACTTAACATTGAACCACGTGCCGATACTGCTTCTGCATTGAATGGAAATGCACCTACGAGTATTTTAACACTTTTAGATAAATGTAGAACACCACAAGGTCATAGGCTTCTGGCACAATGGATCAGACAGCCTCTGAAAGATTTATCTCTCATTAAAGAGAGACATGACATAGTTGAAGCATTGGTAAATGACAACGAATTGCGATCTGGACTTAGTGATGATCATTTAAGACGTATACCAGATTTACAGAtactttcaaaaaaattatCCAGAAAGAAAGCAACTTTACAAGATTGTTACaa AATTTATAATAGTGTATCAGATCTACCAAGATTAGTAGAAAAATTATCTAGTGTAAATACAGTAGCTTTAAAAACTATGTTTACCGATTCATTAACAGAACTTATTAATGATATGGATAAGTATCAACAGATGGCTGAACAGACAATTGATTTGGAAGCTGCTGAGAAAGGAGACTTTTTAGTGCGACCAGAGTTTGATGATGAATTAAAAG AATTAAAAAGTACTATGgatgaaatagaagaaaaaattaaagcaCAATTAGGTAAAGTTGCTGCAGATCTCTCAATTGAAGCTGGGAAAACGGTAAAATTGGAATCCAATCAGCAACTTGGCTACTATTTTCGTGTAAcattgaaagaagaaaaggtATTAAGGAATAAAAAACAGTACACTATTTTGGATTCAAATAAAGGTGGTGTACGATTTCGAAGCAATAAACTCATTGATTTAAACGACGATTACATTGCATGCAGAGACAAGTATACGGCAGAACAGAAAAAAGTTGTAGCAGAAATAATGGAGATTGCAG CTGGCTACAGTGGACCTATAAAAATGATTGGAAATGTGTTGGCTTCCCTCGATGTACTTACTGCTTTTGCTTCTGCTGCTGTAAGTGCAAATAGACCTTATGTCCGCCCCGATATGCTACCTAGTGAAACGGGTGAATTAAATCTTGTCCAAGTTCGACATCCGTGCTTAGAAGTTCAAGAAGGGGTAGATTATATAGCTAAtgatgttaattttaaaagag gAGAATACCATTTCTGTATAATAACTGGTCCTAATATGGGAGGTAAAAGCACATACATAAGATCTGTTGGTGTCGCCGCGCTAATGGCACATATTGGAAGTTTTGTTCCCTGTGACGAAGCAAAAATATCATTACTGGATTGTATATTAGCCCGTGTAGGTGCTGATGATTCACAATTAAAAGGACTTTCCACATTCATGATGGAAATGATCGAAACTGCTGCTATACTAAAG ACAGCTACTTCTAACTCTCTTGTATTAATTGATGAGCTAGGAAGAGGTACATCAACTTACGAAGGTTGTGGTATAGCGTGGTCAATTGCTGA GTACTTAGCAAAAAGTATAAAATGCTACTGTCTTTTTGCAAcacatttccatgaaattactAAATTGGAAGATGAAATAACCGCTGTTAAGAACCAACATGTTACTGCTCTTGTTGACAATAATAAGCTaactttattatacaaaataaaaccaGGCGTCTGCGATCAAAGCTTCGGAATACATGTTGCAAAAATGGCTAATTTTCCACCAGAAATCATTGAG TTCGCTAAGCAGAAACAAACTGAACTTGAAGATTACCAGGGTTCAGTTTTTGAAGGCTCTGATAATCCAcaagagaaacaaaaaattattaag GAAGCTGAAGAActtattaaaggatttattaaTAAGTGCAGAACATTAGATAAAACTTTATCTGATGAAGAGTTGAAAAACAAAATCTCAACATACAAAGAAGAAGTTCTTTCTCACAAAAATCCTTATATAGACGCACTACTTGTTGCTTCATGA